A part of Pararhizobium sp. A13 genomic DNA contains:
- a CDS encoding lipoprotein, with translation MHLRNTTYLIAALAIAGLVLSGCGRKGDLDRPGSSAPINTKAAPGTVEKKDEAQDKPFLLDPLL, from the coding sequence ATGCATCTGCGAAACACCACTTATCTGATTGCGGCCCTTGCCATTGCCGGGCTGGTACTGTCCGGCTGCGGCCGCAAGGGTGATCTTGATCGGCCGGGTTCGTCCGCGCCGATCAACACCAAGGCAGCACCCGGCACCGTTGAAAAGAAGGATGAAGCGCAAGACAAGCCCTTCCTCCTCGACCCTCTCCTTTAA
- the lysA gene encoding diaminopimelate decarboxylase — protein sequence MNHFEYRDGILFAEDVSVIDIAKAVGTPFYCYSTATLERHYSVFSKAFADIDAMVCYAMKANSNQAVLKTLGRLGAGVDVVSGGELRRALAAGIPASRIMFSGVGKTAGEMDLALEAGIYCFNVESEPELEILNARAVRLGKQAHVSFRINPDVDAKTHAKISTGKKENKFGISWERARAVYAHAATLPGIKVTGIDMHIGSQITELQPFEDAFKLLRELVDTLRADGHTIDHVDVGGGLGVPYREDNNPPPLPDAYANIVKDQLRNLNCKIVTEPGRLIVGNAGILVTEVIYVKDGGEKTFVIVDGAMNDLIRPTLYEAYHEIRPVRISAANAPRIKADVVGPVCETGDYLALDREMAMPKPGDLIAVGTAGAYGAVQAGTYNSRLLVPEVLVKGDRFHVIRPRTSYEDLIGLDSVPDWLD from the coding sequence TTGAACCATTTTGAATATCGCGACGGCATCCTTTTTGCGGAAGACGTCTCCGTCATCGACATCGCCAAGGCAGTCGGCACGCCATTCTATTGCTACTCCACCGCAACGCTGGAGCGTCACTATTCGGTCTTCTCCAAGGCCTTCGCCGATATCGACGCGATGGTCTGCTATGCGATGAAGGCCAATTCCAACCAGGCGGTGCTGAAGACGCTCGGCCGGCTCGGCGCCGGTGTCGACGTGGTTTCAGGCGGCGAGCTGCGCCGGGCTCTGGCGGCTGGCATTCCGGCAAGCCGCATCATGTTCTCCGGCGTCGGCAAGACGGCAGGGGAAATGGACCTCGCGCTCGAGGCTGGCATCTACTGTTTCAACGTCGAATCCGAGCCTGAACTCGAAATCCTCAACGCCCGCGCCGTCAGGCTCGGCAAGCAGGCGCATGTCTCGTTCCGCATCAATCCGGACGTCGATGCAAAGACCCATGCCAAGATTTCGACCGGCAAGAAGGAAAACAAGTTCGGCATCTCGTGGGAGCGTGCGCGCGCCGTATACGCCCATGCCGCGACCCTGCCGGGCATCAAGGTCACCGGCATCGACATGCATATCGGCAGCCAGATCACCGAGCTGCAGCCGTTCGAGGATGCCTTCAAGCTGCTGCGCGAACTGGTCGATACGCTGCGCGCCGACGGCCACACGATCGATCACGTCGATGTCGGTGGCGGGCTTGGCGTGCCCTACAGGGAAGACAACAATCCGCCTCCCTTGCCCGACGCCTACGCCAACATCGTCAAGGACCAGCTGCGCAATCTCAATTGCAAGATCGTCACCGAACCCGGCCGGCTGATCGTCGGCAATGCCGGCATCCTGGTGACCGAGGTCATCTACGTGAAGGATGGCGGCGAAAAGACCTTCGTCATCGTCGATGGCGCCATGAACGATCTTATCCGCCCGACATTGTACGAGGCCTATCATGAAATACGGCCTGTACGGATTTCCGCCGCCAATGCACCGCGCATCAAGGCGGATGTAGTCGGCCCTGTCTGCGAAACCGGCGACTATCTGGCGCTCGACCGCGAAATGGCGATGCCGAAGCCCGGCGATCTGATCGCCGTCGGCACGGCAGGCGCCTATGGCGCCGTGCAGGCTGGCACCTACAACAGCCGTCTGCTGGTGCCCGAAGTGCTGGTCAAGGGTGACCGATTCCACGTGATTCGCCCGCGCACCAGCTACGAAGATTTGATCGGGCTTGATTCCGTGCCGGATTGGCTGGACTGA